The sequence CCTGGCCACTCGTCCGACTATCCGAGATTTTCAGGTGTTCATGGACAAGCTTTCGGAGGCTCAGGGCGGCGAAGACACGGGAAACTGACAGCGACAGCCGCTGTAATCAACGAATTCAGGGATGAGCTTGAGGCAGACCTACTAGAGTTCTTTGGCCTTGACCTTCTCGATTTGTGGCGGCGGCGGCTGTCTTTCCGCCGTATTGGAGTGGCAATAAAGTCCCTACTCAAAAAGCCGGGACGTTCTACTCTTTTGATGGCCATGGACGCATCAGCTTCATGGTCTGTGGAATCCCATATTCTTGCTCGCGTTTACGACGCGCAAGAAGCGAATAATTATTACTTCCTCAAGGCCAACATTTCCGCTGGTACGGATTTGGATGCGCCAATGCCTCTCCCTCGTCCAGGAGATCCCGAGGAGGAACCCCCCATTCCTGCCAATGAATTTGCCTCCGGGAATGAGGTTGCAACGTTCTTCCAAACCATGAGTGCCTTGTAAGGAGGGCCCTAGATGGCTATTTCTGCTGGTGGGCCCATCAAAGTGGGGTCGGGTTATGTAGACGTATTCCTCAAGATAGATCAGAAGACCAAAGCCGAGTTCCGTAAGACTCTGGTCTCCACTCTCGAAAAGACTGGCCTGGAAGCGGGCAAAGCATTCGCCAAGGCTGCCGGAAAGGGTTTTGAAACTCTTCCGACGGAAGTGAAGAAGGCCGCTAAAAAGACCTCCGCCGCTGTGGAGAAAGAGGCCAAGGACACTAAAAGTGCGCTTGCTCGTATTGAAGCGGCTATCACCAAAGAGTACGGCAAAGAAGCTGCCAAGCGATTCAAGGAAGCGCGACAACTTGAACAGGAGAAACGCTCTCTTGTGGAAGGTACGTCCGCCGCCACCCGTACGGCCATCAAAGCGACCGTACAGGCTGAGGAGAGGGCGGCTCGTGACGCTGCTACCCGCTGGCAGACCTCTGAGCGATCCCGGATCAGGCTCATACAGCAGAGGGAGCGTGAGGCCGTCCAGGCGGAGCGTGCTGCCACGGCGGAGGCCCGCCGCGAGCTGGCGGCCCAGGCCGCTGCTCAGCGCCAGGCCGAGGCAGAACGACGGGCGGAGATACGCCGGACGGCAGTAGCCCAGCAGGCTGCCGCACGGGCGTCCCTACGGACACAGCTCGATGCGGCTACAGCGATTGCCGCGACCAACCGGCAGCAGATCCAGAGTCACCGACGCCTGATCACGCAGGTAACCCGCCCTACGACCGATGCCGTGAACAAGTGGACTAAGGCATTTGAGGGCGGGGCAGAGGGCCTGCACAAGGTCGGGACGAACGCCGTTGAGGCGGGCAACCTCGTCCGTGACAAACTCCTTGCTCCGCTCGCTCTTGTTTCTGCGGCAATCACAACGATTGGTGTCAAGTCCGCTGACATGATGATTCAGTCTCAGACTGGACTCAAGGGCATGGGCGTCAATACTCCTGACATTAACGAAATGCTCAAGGAGATGACGCAGTACGGTATTGCTACTCCGTATTCTGTCAATGACATGCTTATGTACGGCACGCGTTATGTGCGTGCCAATGCGTCCCACTCAGAGGACTTTAATTCGTCTAATCCCGCACGCCAGAGCAAGGGCTCTCACGCTGTAACTCAGCGGGCTAATGACATGGTGAAAATGATTGGTGACTCAGCCGCTTTTGGTGGCATCACCGATCCGAACATGGTGAGCCAGGGCCTTTATGCCCTTGAGGTTATTCAGGATATGGGTCGCGCTCCTCTGCGAAACGTGAAGCAGCTTGAGCGTGCAACGGGTATCCCCGCTCAGAACATTGCCCAGCTCATGGGTTTCCGTGATAGGCCGTACACGGCGTCTGAACTGAAAAAAATGCGAGCTTCCGATAAGAAGCGGGGGGTTTCACGAACTCTTCCCACAGATTATGAGGCTTCTGCTCAGCTCATGGATTTCATGGCGAATGCCAAAGAGACCGGGGGCCTGAGCGGTGAACAGCTCATTGATGCTCTGCTACGGCACTGGGAAGATCCCGAATCCGGCATTAAGGGCTCTGCGGCTCGCATGGGTTCGGCTACCATCTCTGGTCGCATTCAACAGATGCAGGAAGGTGCTCAATACCGTCTTGGGCAGCTCTTTTATAAAGAGGGCAAGGACGGCACCTTTGAGTACACGGGTCTTGGCGAAAAGATCATGGGCAAGAAGACGCCCCAGTATTCATATGACCGGAAGGGCGAGAAAACCCTAGACGGCTACACGTATGAGGGCGGGTATCTACAGCAGATTCAGGAGGAGGGAAAGAAGCTTCTCCCTGGTCTGGTGAAACTAACGGAAGTCTCGTTTGAGGTTGCCGACACGTTCATGGAGATGATTGCCTGGATAACCGACTTCGGTAAGAGCCATTCCAGTTGGGCCAAGTTCGCCCTGACTGTTGCTAAATGGGTTGCCATTGTGACTCCATTCCTCATCGCAATTGGTCTCTTCACGAAACTTCTTGGGAAGTTCGGAAAAATGATTACGCCCGTTGTTTCGGGTGGGGCCAGGGCTGCCCGAGGTGCTACACGAGTCGCGAGGCAGGTTAATACCGGTCTGGCCTCTCGGCAGGCCGGGGGCACGTTCCGTGAGGGGTACAGGACCCGCAGGCAGACATTGCGCAACGGTGATGACCGAAGCATTGCACGCAGAACCGTGGACAGTGTTACGGGTCAGAATTCTCAGGTTGACAGGCTCCGTCAGGAGATTCAGAGGCTTGAGGATGAGATCAAGGATACGAATGATCGTAGTGCTGAACTGCGTCGCTCTATTCGAGCCCTTGACGGGGAACACCTCAACCAGCTAATCCGGCAGCTCAGCGGCAGCGGAGATAGCTCAGTGAGTGGCGCTAGCCGTCAGGCGGCGAACTCCGTCTCTGATGTCCGTACTGAGGTACGGCAGGCCAATTCTGCGAGCCTTGCTGCGATCCGTGATCAGCTCCAGGAAACGTACGCGAAAGCGGACACTCTAACTCGCAAGCTGAGGGATTCCGAGCAGCAGATTAAGGCGCTTGATTCACGCAAGCTGGGAAGCCTACGTGAACAGCAGGTCAAGACCACCACCAATCAGGTTGAGAAACTGGCGGGTGCGATTCGTTCTGCCGAGACCGCTGTAAAGGATCTCAACAAGAAATCGTTGACAGCTCTGCGTAAACATTTCACGGACACTACTTCCGCAGTCAATAAGACGACTAAGGCCGTTAAAAGTCTGTCGGATGCCGTGAACACCCTCAAGGCCAAGAGCCTCAAGGCTCTCCGGGATTGGTTCGACAAGGTTACTTCGGCAGCTAACAAGGCGAGCAAAACGATTGGCACTAAGGGGGGCACGTCTTCTCTTAATGGCAGGGTTTCCACTCTGTCTAAGCAGTCGCTAACTGGGCTCAATAAGTCGATGGACACTCTTGGGGATCGCCTCTCCAGGGCTAAGAAGGAAGCTTCCGAGCTGAATACTCAGCTTGGGAACATTTCGAAGCATGGGGGTGGCTCTTCCTCCGGGGGGTCTAAGAAGTCCAAAAAGAAGAAGGCTCGCGGCGGCGTAATGAAAGCCTCTGACGTTGATAGCGTCGGAGTCCTGCCAGGTTATTCACCTTGGGTAGACAGTATTCCCGCTGTCCTCTCCCCTGGCGAGGCTGTACTACGCCCTGAGGTAACTCAGGCTATTGGGCCAGGAACCATTAACGCATGGAATGCGATGGCTGTACGCGGTCAGATATCCCGTTACGCACGTGGTGGTGTCGCTGGGAAACTGGGTTTGGATCAGATTCGGGAATGGATGGACTTCACGAACGTGGGGCCGTTGGTTTCCTCTGCCTTCCAGACCATGACCATGGACAGTACCTCCAATGCTCTCGGCGGAGACATTCAGTCCGGGATCATCGGAACGGGTACAGATGCCGCCCATTACGAGGGATCTGCATTCTCTGGGAAAACGCGACAGGGTTACGACTTCTTCACCGACGACATTTGGAAGCTTCTTCGGAGGGTTCCGACCATTATTGGCCAGGCCGCTGGTGTTGTTGGTGGTACCTTCGCCCCGGTTTCGAAAGAGTATTTTTGGGATGATGTCTGGAAAGGCTCGGGCAACATCTACGACCGAGGTCGTAAATACCTGGGGGATCTCTTCTCATGGAAGACGGTTAAGGGTGTCGGGTCTAACCTGTGGAATGGCCTTCGGGAATCCGCTGGTTCCCTGTGGACCATCGGTAAAACCCTCGTAACCGATCCCATGTCGCTAGTACAGGACTCTGTTAGTGGTATTTGGAGTGCTGTACAGGACTCGTATAACAACTATGCCGGGATGTTCAAATCCGTCAAGAGCGTAATTGATTCCCCGAAGGAGTATGCGAAGCAAGTTGCCGGGGATTTCATGGACACGGCGAAAGAAAATATGCCCAACACTAAGGGCCTATTTGATTTCGACAAGACAGACAAGCTTTCCGGCAAAATGCCTAACGGCAAGGCTCTTGACGCTGCGGGCAGTACGCCCGGGGGCGGCGGAAACGTTGAACGCTGGCGCCCTGTTGTTCTCAATGCTCTCAGTTCGCTAGGGCTTTCCAGCAAGTATGCCGATTTGGTGCTTCATCGCATTCAGGTGGAGTCTGGGGGCAACCCTCTAGCGGTCAACAACTGGGACATCAATGCCCGGAACGGCACACCGTCTAAGGGCCTCATGCAGACCATTCAGCCTACCTTTGATAGGTATGCGGGCCTGTATAAGGGGATGGGCATTTTCAACCCGCTAGCCAACATTTATGCCGGGCTTAACTATGCCCGGCATAGGTACAATTCGGGATGGACTAAAGCCCTGTCCGGCAATGCCGGGTATTGGATGGGCACCAAATCTGCGGCTCGTGGTTCCCGGGTAGTTGGGGAGAATGGCAGGGAAATCGTGGATTTCCAGGGCGGTGAACGCGTGTACAACAACGCTGAAACAGAGGCCCTGCTCAATGGGAAAAAGTATGAGATTCACGTTCATGAGGCTCGTAACGAGCCCACACCGCAGGCTGTAATGCGGGCTCTCCGACAGGCAGAGGCCCTATTCACTAAATTCTGAGGGGGCTTCACATGCCATTTCCTGTCCGGGCACGGGTGGTGGTACCTGAGGTAACGACGGTACCGCCACCCATTCCGGTCAACTGGAGTCACACCAGTGTTTCAATTGCTGGCAGGAACGGTCAGGGGGAGCCTATTTCCCTGACCGATTTCCGTGATCCCAGGTGGCCGGGCGTCATTATGCTTCCTGGGGCTACGGGGCTTGACATGCCTCCCCTGGCCCTGTTTTCGGATGAGAGTCCCAATCTCGATGGTGCGATCTTTCGTAACAGCCGTACGTCAAGCCGGGAAATCATGATTCCTGTTTACCTGCATGGAATTGACCGGCAGAGCATCAACGCACTTAAGCGCCAGTTCTTTCAGGCCCTCAACCCCGCGCGAGGTTATTGCGTGCTGTCCTTCACGGAAGGCAGTGGGGTAACTCGCCGGATTAACGCCTACTACAAAGGCGGGCTTGAGGGTAGTGAGGGCGAGGAGTCCGGATTTACGTTCACTCGTTATGGGCTCACGTTCACAGCTATGGAGCCATGGTTCTACGCGGATCAGGTCACATCCCAGCAATGGACGTTCGGAGACTCCGCAAAACCATTCCTGAGTTCCACCAGAGCCTTCCTACCACTACAGGTGGTGTCCGGGGTCCTCGGAGGGGACGGGGCTGCCAACGTAGTGATCCGCAATGATGGGGACATTGATGCGTGGCCTGTATGGGCCCTCACAGGCCCTGTCAAAAGCTTCTCCCTAGTGGGCCCTGACGGGGCCACCGTTGAGGCTCTAGCACGGGCTGACGGCTCCGATGTGGTGCCCTCTGGTAGGACGCTGACGATTGACACGCGGCCTGGGCACAAGACGGCTAGGGATGATCTTGGAGCTAACTTTTGGGATCGTCTTTCCACCAATCCGGTTTTCTGGGCTGTTGAGCCGGGCGAAACCCGGGCAACGGTAAATGTGGTAGCAGGGTCGGGGATGGCGTCTATTTCTTTGTCTTTTCGCCCACGATTCGCAAGCTACATCTGAGGGAGGGTTATGGGTTACCGAGTTGAGGTCATTGACCGAAACATGAGGCGTATCGGGGAGATCGATGAATGGATCTCTCTTGACTTTACAGTGCGACTTTGCGAGGAGGGCTCATGGCAGCTCCTCATCAAAGCGGGGACTACACAGGCTGAGCTAATCCAAAAGGGCGGGGGCATTGTTATTTGGCAGGATGGCGTTAACACGCCCCTTCTTTCCGGACAGGTAGACACCTTTCAGCTCTACTGGACGACCGTGCAGCACACAGGCCCAGGGTCCGTATACATTGCTGGTAAATGCCATAACACCCTCGCTTACCGACGCCTCGCCTTTCCCGACCCGTCCCGTTCTGCGGTAGACCAGTGGAAATCTTCTGTATCCTCCCGGGCTATCCCTGCCAGCACTGCGGCGGCGAAAATGATTTATGACGAGCTGAACAAGAGCATTGGGCCGGGGGCCGTAGCTGATCGAAGGGTTGCGGGGTTGAACCTCCAACCATCAAGCCTTACCAATAAGGGCATGGCGGATACGCTGCGATTCGATGAAGTCGGGGAAAAACTGGCTACCTGGTACGACACCACGGGTGTTGCTTACCGACTGATCTATAACGCTGAAACCCAACTTATTGATTTGGTGATCTTCCAGCCTCGCGACCTTTCTAAATCTGTTCGCCTGTCTCCTGAGCTTGGAAACCTGCGGGAATATATCTGGACTGTGTCAGCGCCTAAGGTGACTCGCGCCATTGTTGGATGTGATGGCGAGAATCAGGAGCGCTACTACTACCAGAAGATTGACACAGCATCGGAGGAAGAGTGGGGCTTGCAAATCGAAACCTTTGTTGACCGGCGAGACATTCAATTGAAGTGGGATATCCCTAACGGGAAGGTCGTTAAGTCCGACTCTGAAATGACCGATGCAGACTTTCAGGCCGCTAAGGATGCGGCCGTTGATGCTGCTACTTCCGCCCTCTCTGAGGGTGAGAAGAATGGTAACTTTCAGATTTACCCCATCGACACGGAAACTTGCCTGTTTGGCCGTGACTATTTCGTTGGCGATCGCATTACGGTCGCAATCAACGGAGTTGAATACGTAGACGTTGTGCGAGAGGTAACCATCTCTGTTGATGACGGTGGAAACGCTGTAGACGTTCACCCGAAGATCGGGGAACAGGGCTCCGGAGAGCCGTTGAATCTTTATGCGACGGTGGATGAACTCCGCAAGAAGTTGCGTCGCCTAGAAGCGAGGATGTAATTATGGCTGAAAACAGTTACCCGTTTGAAGCGGATAACGCCAACGGCGGTAAGGCGGTTGTTTCTCAGGCTCAGTGGCAATCGATGATGGCTCAGGCCCTAGGCGACCGAACTAACCTCCCGCTGCCTGCGGGTTCGTACTCGTCCGGGGATCTTCCCTTTAGAGTTTCCGTGACCAGTAGCCGCAAAATTACGGTGACTGAGGGGACGGTCACCGTGGGTGGATTCTTTTATGAACTCACAGAGCCCATGACCCTGACCGTTGCTGACAATCCTGGGGGCAACGACAGAAAAGACCTGCTGGTTGTGCGCCTGGATATGGCGAAATCGGCTGCGAACATGACCATTCTTCAAGGAACTGCTGCCGCATCACCTGTGGAGCCTCAGCCACGCAGGCAGCCAGGTGGCATCTGGGAATTTCCGATCATGGCAATCAATGCTCCCGCCAAAAACGGGGCTGTGACTGTCGCTAGCCGAGTTCTCTACCCTATGCCCGCTCCGGTGACGTCCCCTTGGAACACAAAAGACTCAGCTTACCTGGCCCCTAAGCATGGCTTTGTTTACGACCTTGACGGAAACCTGGACACTGGGAAAGCAATTCAGGTTGAGTTTTTCAACGGGGCTTCGGGTCCCACGATTACGCGTGACCTCACATACACACGTGCATACACACCAAGCATTCTGGGCACCTCTTCGCTTCCTGCTTCTTATCGTTCGGGGCGGTGGCGATGGATCGCCCCCGGAATTATTTGGTTCTCGGCTCAGGTCAAAAACGCCAACGATGGTGGGGCGATGCTGACCGGTTCGAACTGGCGGGCTGGTATCACCCTCCCAGTTGCCGCCAATGCGAACACTCAGATTGTTCACGGTTATGTAGCTAACAGCGGCAAGTCTGGGAATCTGCCAAACATGATGTCGGTAACGGCGTCCACAACCCCGAACTCTACGGCTCTCAATCTGATGGTTCCCAGTCCGACTACACCGACCGGGGGTCTGGATGGGATGCCCGGCTTTCCTGGTAATTCCCAATTTTTCATTTCGGGAGTGATCGAAACCAACACTATTTAAGGATTGGCTTTTATGGCACGTAATTCTTTTGGCGGCTCTGCCGCAGATGTCGCGGAGGACACGTCCGGGGCCAGGATTCCCGGGGCGGTAGGAACTGTGTGGGATGGGCCCACAGAGGGGGCCTCTCGGGTCCTTGACCTCCTGGACGGCCAGGGCGCCCCCATCGAGGAGCTGTCTGCGGACGCTGCGGGCATGGTCCCCGAGTTCTGGGGCCCTGACGACGCCGAATCTTTGTGGCTCGACTTCGGGGGTGGTCGGGTCTCCGTGCAGTCCACCAGTGTGGGGCAGCGTCTCCACGAGCACCTGACTGCCGATGATCCACATGGGGATCGCGCGGCCGTCCTGGCCGAGCTGGAAGCCCGTAGGGGCGCCCCCAACGGCCTCGCGCCGCTTGATGCGTCGGGGATGCTGCCAGAGGCCCTGGTGCCCTCCCACGGACCGCAGACGGCAGCC comes from Streptomyces sp. Tu6071 and encodes:
- a CDS encoding transglycosylase SLT domain-containing protein codes for the protein MAISAGGPIKVGSGYVDVFLKIDQKTKAEFRKTLVSTLEKTGLEAGKAFAKAAGKGFETLPTEVKKAAKKTSAAVEKEAKDTKSALARIEAAITKEYGKEAAKRFKEARQLEQEKRSLVEGTSAATRTAIKATVQAEERAARDAATRWQTSERSRIRLIQQREREAVQAERAATAEARRELAAQAAAQRQAEAERRAEIRRTAVAQQAAARASLRTQLDAATAIAATNRQQIQSHRRLITQVTRPTTDAVNKWTKAFEGGAEGLHKVGTNAVEAGNLVRDKLLAPLALVSAAITTIGVKSADMMIQSQTGLKGMGVNTPDINEMLKEMTQYGIATPYSVNDMLMYGTRYVRANASHSEDFNSSNPARQSKGSHAVTQRANDMVKMIGDSAAFGGITDPNMVSQGLYALEVIQDMGRAPLRNVKQLERATGIPAQNIAQLMGFRDRPYTASELKKMRASDKKRGVSRTLPTDYEASAQLMDFMANAKETGGLSGEQLIDALLRHWEDPESGIKGSAARMGSATISGRIQQMQEGAQYRLGQLFYKEGKDGTFEYTGLGEKIMGKKTPQYSYDRKGEKTLDGYTYEGGYLQQIQEEGKKLLPGLVKLTEVSFEVADTFMEMIAWITDFGKSHSSWAKFALTVAKWVAIVTPFLIAIGLFTKLLGKFGKMITPVVSGGARAARGATRVARQVNTGLASRQAGGTFREGYRTRRQTLRNGDDRSIARRTVDSVTGQNSQVDRLRQEIQRLEDEIKDTNDRSAELRRSIRALDGEHLNQLIRQLSGSGDSSVSGASRQAANSVSDVRTEVRQANSASLAAIRDQLQETYAKADTLTRKLRDSEQQIKALDSRKLGSLREQQVKTTTNQVEKLAGAIRSAETAVKDLNKKSLTALRKHFTDTTSAVNKTTKAVKSLSDAVNTLKAKSLKALRDWFDKVTSAANKASKTIGTKGGTSSLNGRVSTLSKQSLTGLNKSMDTLGDRLSRAKKEASELNTQLGNISKHGGGSSSGGSKKSKKKKARGGVMKASDVDSVGVLPGYSPWVDSIPAVLSPGEAVLRPEVTQAIGPGTINAWNAMAVRGQISRYARGGVAGKLGLDQIREWMDFTNVGPLVSSAFQTMTMDSTSNALGGDIQSGIIGTGTDAAHYEGSAFSGKTRQGYDFFTDDIWKLLRRVPTIIGQAAGVVGGTFAPVSKEYFWDDVWKGSGNIYDRGRKYLGDLFSWKTVKGVGSNLWNGLRESAGSLWTIGKTLVTDPMSLVQDSVSGIWSAVQDSYNNYAGMFKSVKSVIDSPKEYAKQVAGDFMDTAKENMPNTKGLFDFDKTDKLSGKMPNGKALDAAGSTPGGGGNVERWRPVVLNALSSLGLSSKYADLVLHRIQVESGGNPLAVNNWDINARNGTPSKGLMQTIQPTFDRYAGLYKGMGIFNPLANIYAGLNYARHRYNSGWTKALSGNAGYWMGTKSAARGSRVVGENGREIVDFQGGERVYNNAETEALLNGKKYEIHVHEARNEPTPQAVMRALRQAEALFTKF
- a CDS encoding phage tail domain-containing protein — translated: MPPLALFSDESPNLDGAIFRNSRTSSREIMIPVYLHGIDRQSINALKRQFFQALNPARGYCVLSFTEGSGVTRRINAYYKGGLEGSEGEESGFTFTRYGLTFTAMEPWFYADQVTSQQWTFGDSAKPFLSSTRAFLPLQVVSGVLGGDGAANVVIRNDGDIDAWPVWALTGPVKSFSLVGPDGATVEALARADGSDVVPSGRTLTIDTRPGHKTARDDLGANFWDRLSTNPVFWAVEPGETRATVNVVAGSGMASISLSFRPRFASYI
- a CDS encoding siphovirus ReqiPepy6 Gp37-like family protein, which produces MRRIGEIDEWISLDFTVRLCEEGSWQLLIKAGTTQAELIQKGGGIVIWQDGVNTPLLSGQVDTFQLYWTTVQHTGPGSVYIAGKCHNTLAYRRLAFPDPSRSAVDQWKSSVSSRAIPASTAAAKMIYDELNKSIGPGAVADRRVAGLNLQPSSLTNKGMADTLRFDEVGEKLATWYDTTGVAYRLIYNAETQLIDLVIFQPRDLSKSVRLSPELGNLREYIWTVSAPKVTRAIVGCDGENQERYYYQKIDTASEEEWGLQIETFVDRRDIQLKWDIPNGKVVKSDSEMTDADFQAAKDAAVDAATSALSEGEKNGNFQIYPIDTETCLFGRDYFVGDRITVAINGVEYVDVVREVTISVDDGGNAVDVHPKIGEQGSGEPLNLYATVDELRKKLRRLEARM